Within Sphingobium aromaticiconvertens, the genomic segment GGCTGGGTGACATCGGCTGGGCGATTGAGCGCCATGCCAAGCGACATGGCTATTCCGTAGTGCGTGAATATTGCGGTCACGGCATCGGTCGGGAGATGCATGAGGAACCGCAGGTTCTTCATTTCGGAAAACCGGGAACTGGCCTTGCCCTGCGTGAAGGCATGGTTTTCACGATCGAGCCGATGCTCAATCGTGGGCGGCGGAGTGTGCGAACCGAGGCTGATGGCTGGACCGTCGTGACGAAAGACGGCTCGCTTTCCGCACAGTTCGAGCACACCGTCGCCATTACAGCCTCCGGCGTGTCCGTGCTGACGCTACGTCCCGACGAAGGCGATATGATGAGCAGGATCAAAGTCGCAGCCTGAGCGGGTCAGGCATCACACTCACACGGGCCACACCAAACCCGCCAAGCCCTAGGCCGGCAATACCGCCTCAAAAGCTGCAACCCCCGCGCCCGACCCATCCGGATGGTTCCACACTGCGCCGCTGACCGCCAGGAAATCAGCCCGCGCCTCCACCAGCGGCGCGGCGTTCTGCGCCGTGATGCCGCCAATCGCCACGCAGGGCAGTTCGAACAAGGTGGTCCACCACCCCAGGATCGAAGGATCGGGCCGATGCGTCGTTTCCTTGGTCGTGGTGGGGTAGAACGCGCCGAACGCCACATAATCGGCTCCGGCTTCCCCCGCTTCCATCGCCAGATGGCGACTGTCATGGCAGGTCACGCCGATCTGCACCTTTGGCCCCAGCACCCGACGCGCCTCACGCGGATCGCCATCCTCCTGCCCCAGATGCACGCCGTCAGCGCCCAGACGCTTGGCAAGGCCGATGCTGTCGTTGATGATGAAGGCGACCTCTCGCTCGGCGCAGATGCGCTGCAAAGGCTCTGCCAGCGCGAAAATCGCATGGTCGTCCATGCCCTTCAAACGCAACTGGAACGCCGCCACCGGCCCGCCGTCCAGCGCCGCGA encodes:
- the thiE gene encoding thiamine phosphate synthase, with protein sequence MTDFTDEELALDPHFADRFDAGFRPACKLYLISPPTIDAGFADTLIAALDGGPVAAFQLRLKGMDDHAIFALAEPLQRICAEREVAFIINDSIGLAKRLGADGVHLGQEDGDPREARRVLGPKVQIGVTCHDSRHLAMEAGEAGADYVAFGAFYPTTTKETTHRPDPSILGWWTTLFELPCVAIGGITAQNAAPLVEARADFLAVSGAVWNHPDGSGAGVAAFEAVLPA